One genomic segment of Drosophila willistoni isolate 14030-0811.24 chromosome 2R unlocalized genomic scaffold, UCI_dwil_1.1 Seg200, whole genome shotgun sequence includes these proteins:
- the LOC6643711 gene encoding myosin heavy chain, muscle isoform X4 — translation MPKPIASQEDEDPTPYLFVSLEQRRIDQSKPYDSKKNCWVPDEKEGYLLGEIKATKGDIVSVGLPGGETRDFKKDQLQQVNPPKYEKAEDMSNLTYLNDASVLHNLRQRYYNKLIYTYSGLFCVAINPYKRYPVYTNRCAKMYRGKRRNEVPPHIFAISDGAYVDMLTNHVNQSMLITGESGAGKTENTKKVIAYFATVGASTKKDESQKNKGSLEDQVVQTNPVLEAFGNAKTVRNDNSSRFGKFIRIHFGPTGKLAGADIETYLLEKARVISQQSLERSYHIFYQIMSGSVAGVKDMCFLSDNIYDYYNVSQGKVTVPNMDDGEEFQLADQAFDILGFTKQEKEDVYRITAAVMHMGGMKFKQRGREEQAEQDGEEEGGRVSKLFGCDTAELYKNLLKPRIKVGNEFVTQGRNVQQVTNSIGALCKGVFDRLFKWLVKKCNETLDTQQKRQHFIGVLDIAGFEIFDYNGFEQLCINFTNEKLQQFFNHHMFVLEQEEYKREGIDWAFIDFGMDLLACIDLIEKPMGILSILEEESMFPKATDQTFSEKLTNTHLGKSAPFQKPKPPKPGQQAAHFAIGHYAGVVAYNITGWLEKNKDPLNDTVVDQFKKSQNKLLIEIFADHAGQSGGGEQAKGGRGKKGGGFATVSSAYKEQLNSLMTTLRSTQPHFVRCIIPNEMKQPGLVDAHLVMHQLTCNGVLEGIRICRKGFPNRMVYPDFKMRYMILAPAIMAAEKVFKNAAAKCLEAVGLEPDMYRIGHTKVFFRAGVLGQMEEFRDERLGKIMSWMQAWARGYLSRKGFKKLQEQRVALKVVQRNLRKYLQLRTWPWYKLWQKVKPLLNVSRIEDEIARLEEKAKKAEELHAAEVKVRKELEALNAKLLAEKTALLDSLSGEKGQLQDFQERNAKLTAQKNDLENQLRDIQERLTQEEDARNQLFQQKKKADQEISGLKKDIEDLELNIQKAEQDKATKDHQIRNLNDEIAHQDELINKLNKEKKMQGETNQKTGEELQSAEDKINHLNKVKAKLEQTLDELEDSLEREKKVRGDVEKSKRKVEGDLKLTQEAVADLERNKKELEQTIQRKDKELSSITAKLEDEQVVVGKHQRQIKELQARIEELEEEVEAERQARAKAEKQRADLARELEELGERLEEAGGATSAQIELNKKREAELSKLRRDLEEANIQHESTLANLRKKHNDAVAEMAEQVDQLNKLKAKAEKEKNEYYGQLNELRAGVDHITNEKAAQEKIAKQLQHTLNEVQSKLDETNRTLNDFDASKKKLSIENSDLLRQLEEAESQVSQLSKIKISLTTQLEDTKRLADEESRERATLLGKFRNLEHDLDNLREQVEEEAEGKADLQRQLSKANAEAQVWRSKYESDGVARSEELEEAKRKLQARLAEAEETIESLNQKCIGLEKTKQRLSTEVEDLQLEVDRANAIANAAEKKQKAFDKIIGEWKLKVDDLAAELDASQKECRNYSTELFRLKGAYEEGQEQLEAVRRENKNLADEVKDLLDQIGEGGRNIHEIEKARKRLEAEKDELQAALEEAEAALEQEENKVLRAQLELSQVRQEIDRRIQEKEEEFENTRKNHQRALDSMQASLEAEAKGKAEALRMKKKLEADINELEIALDHANKANAEAQKNIKRYQQQLKDIQTALEEEQRARDDAREQLGISERRANALQNELEESRTLLEQADRGRRQAEQELADAHEQLNEVSAQNASISAAKRKLESELQTLHSDLDELLNEAKNSEEKAKKAMVDAARLADELRAEQDHAQTQEKLRKALEQQIKELQVRLDEAEANALKGGKKAIQKLEQRVRELENELDGEQRRHADAQKNLRKSERRVKELSFQSEEDRKNHERMQDLVDKLQQKIKTYKRQIEEAEEIAALNLAKFRKAQQELEEAEERADLAEQAISKFRAKGRAGSVGRGASPAPRATSVRPQFDGLAFPPRFDLAPENEF, via the exons ATGCCGAAGCCAATCGCAAGTCAGGAGGATGAAGATCCCACCCCTTACTTGTTCGTGTCTTTGGAACAAAGACGTATCGATCAATCGAAACCCTATGACTCGAAGAAGAACTGCTGGGTGCCCGATGAGAAGGAGGGTTATCTCCTTGGTGAAATCAAGGCCACCAAGGGTGATATCGTCTCCGTTGGCTTGCCTGGTGGAGAG ACAAGAGACTTCAAGAAAGATCAGCTCCAGCAAGTGAACCCTCCAAAATACGAAAAAGCCGAGGATATGTCTAACTTGACATACCTTAACGATGCCTCTGTGCTCCATAACTTGAGACAGAGATACTACAACAAGCTCATCTAT ACCTACTCAGGTCTTTTCTGCGTTGCCATCAATCCTTACAAGCGCTACCCTGTGTATACCAACCGTTGCGCTAAGATGTACCGTGGCAAGCGCCGTAATGAAGTGCCACCCCATATTTTCGCCATCTCTGATGGTGCCTACGTGGACATGTTGACCAATCACGTTAATCAATCTATGTTGATTACCGGTGAGTCTGGTGCCGGTAAGACTGAGAACACCAAGAAGGTAATTGCTTACTTCGCCACCGTTGGTGCATCGACCAAGAAGGATGAGTCACAGAAGAACAAGGGTTCCCTGGAAGATCAGGTTGTGCAAACTAACCCTGTGCTTGAGGCTTTCGGTAACGCTAAGACCGTGCGTAACGATAACTCTTCCCGTTTC GGTAAATTCATCCGTATTCACTTCGGTCCCACTGGTAAACTGGCTGGTGCTGATATTGAGACTT ATCTGTTGGAGAAGGCTCGTGTCATCTCTCAGCAATCTCTGGAGCGTTCTTACCACATTTTCTACCAGATCATGTCTGGCTCCGTGGCCGGTGTGAAAG ACATGTGCTTCCTCTCTGATAACATTTACGACTACTATAACGTATCCCAGGGTAAAGTTACTGTACCCAACATGGATGATGGTGAGGAATTCCAGCTTGCAGAT CAAGCCTTCGACATCTTGGGCTTCACCAAGCAAGAGAAGGAGGATGTGTACAGAATCACCGCCGCTGTCATGCACATGGGTGGCATGAAGTTCAAGCAACGTGGTCGCGAGGAGCAGGCTGAACAGGATGGTGAAGAGGAGGGTGGTCGTGTATCGAAATTGTTCGGTTGCGATACCGCTGAGTTGTACAAGAACTTGTTGAAGCCCCGCATCAAGGTCGGTAACGAGTTCGTCACCCAGGGTCGTAACGTCCAACAGGTCACCAACTCGATCGGTGCCCTCTGCAAGGGTGTGTTCGATCGTCTCTTCAAATGGCTGGTCAAGAAGTGTAACGAGACTCTGGATACTCAGCAGAAGCGTCAGCATTTCATTGGTGTGCTGGATATTGCTGGTTTTGAAATCTTCGAT TACAACGGTTTCGAGCAACTGTGTATTAACTTCACCAACGAGAAGTTGCAACAATTCTTCAACCATCACATGTTCGTTTTGGAGCAAGAAGAATACAAGCGTGAAGGCATTGATTGGGCCTTCATTGATTTCGGTATGGACTTGTTGGCCTGTATCGATTTGATTGAAAAG CCTATGGGTATCTTGTCCATCCTGGAAGAAGAGTCTATGTTCCCCAAGGCCACCGATCAGACCTTCTCGGAGAAGCTGACCAACACCCATTTGGGTAAATCAGCTCCATTCCAGAAGCCCAAGCCTCCAAAGCCCGGCCAGCAGGCTGCCCACTTTGCCATTGGCCATTATGCTGGTGTTGTCGCCTATAACATCACCGGTTGGTTGGAGAAGAACAAGGATCCTTTGAACGACACTGTTGTCGATCAGTTCAAGAAGTCGCAGAACAAGCTGCTTATCGAAATCTTTGCTGATCATGCTGGTCAGTCTGGTGGCGGTGAACAGGCTAAGGGCGGTCGTGGCAAGAAGGGCGGTGGCTTCGCTACTGTCTCATCGGCCTACAAGGAGCAGTTGAACAGCTTGATGACCACTCTGCGTTCCACACAGCCTCACTTCGTCCGTTGCATCATTCCCAACGAAATGAAGCAGCCTGGTCTTGTTGATGCTCACTTGGTTATGCACCAGCTGACATGTAACGGTGTGCTTGAAGGTATCCGTATTTGCCGTAAAGGTTTCCCCAACAGAATGGTCTACCCCGATTTCAAGATGCG TTACATGATTTTGGCCCCGGCTATTATGGCCGCTGAAAAGGTGTTCAAGAATGCGGCCGCCAAATGTTTAGAAGCTGTTGGACTGGAACCCGATATGTATCGCATTGGTCACACTAAG GTGTTCTTCCGTGCCGGTGTCCTGGGTCAGATGGAGGAGTTCCGTGATGAGCGTTTGGGCAAGATTATGTCCTGGATGCAAGCCTGGGCTCGTGGTTACTTGTCCCGCAAGGGCTTCAAGAAGCTGCAAGAACAGCGTGTTGCCCTCAAGGTTGTGCAACGCAACTTGCGCAAATACTTGCAACTGCGTACCTGGCCATGGTACAAACTGTGGCAGAAGGTCAAGCCTTTGCTCAACGTCAGCCGTATTGAGGATGAAATTGCC CGTCTGGAGGAGAAGGCAAAGAAGGCTGAGGAATTGCATGCCGCTGAAGTGAAAGTACGCAAGGAGTTGGAGGCTCTCAATGCCAAATTGTTGGCTGAGAAGACCGCCCTGTTGGACTCCCTGTCCGGCGAGAAGGGTCAGTTGCAGGACTTCCAGGAGCGCAACGCTAAGTTGACCGCCCAGAAGAACGACCTCGAGAACCAGCTGCGC GACATCCAAGAGCGCCTGACTCAGGAGGAAGATGCCCGCAACCAACTGTTCCAACAGAAGAAGAAGGCCGACCAGGAGATCTCTGGCTTGAAGAAGGATATCGAAGATCTGGAATTGAACATCCAGAAGGCCGAGCAAGACAAGGCCACCAAGGATCACCAGATCCGCAACTTGAACGACGAGATCGCCCACCAGGATGAGCTCATCAACAAGTTGAACAAGGAGAAGAAGATGCAGGGTGAGACCAACCAGAAGACTGGTGAGGAACTCCAGTCCGCTGAGGACAAGATTAACCACTTGAACAAGGTTAAGGCCAAGCTCGAACAGACCCTCGATGAACTCGAGGACTCTCTGGAGCGTGAGAAGAAGGTGCGCGGTGATGTTGAGAAGTCCAAGCGCAAGGTTGAGGGTGACCTTAAGTTGACTCAGGAGGCTGTCGCTGATCTTGAGCGCAACAAGAAGGAGTTGGAACAGACCATCCAACGCAAGGACAAGGAATTGTCTTCCATCACTGCCAAGCTCGAGGATGAgcaagttgttgttggcaagcACCAGCGCCAGATCAAGGAACTGCAAGCCCGCATCGAAGAGCTCGAGGAAGAGGTTGAGGCTGAGCGTCAAGCTCGCGCCAAGGCCGAGAAACAGCGTGCCGATTTGGCCCGCGAATTGGAGGAATTGGGCGAGCGTCTGGAAGAGGCTGGCGGTGCCACCTCTGCCCAGATTGAGCTCAACAAGAAGCGTGAGGCTGAGCTCAGCAAATTGCGTCGTGATCTTGAGGAAGCCAACATCCAGCATGAGTCTACCCTCGCCAACCTGCGCAAGAAGCACAACGATGCTGTCGCTGAGATGGCCGAGCAAGTTGATCAGCTCAACAAGCTGAAGGCTAA GGCTGAGAAGGAGAAGAACGAGTACTACGGCCAATTGAACGAACTGCGTGCCGGTGTTGACCACATTACCAACGAGAAG GCTGCCCAAGAAAAGATTGCCAAGCAGTTGCAGCACACCCTCAACGAAGTCCAATCCAAATTGGATGAGACCAACCGCACTCTGAACGACTTCGATGCCAGCAAGAAGAAGTTGTCCATTGAGAACTCCGATCTGTTGCGCCAGCTGGAGGAAGCCGAATCCCAGGTTTCGCAGTTGTCCAAGATCAAGATCTCCCTGACCACCCAGTTGGAAGATACCAAGCGTCTGGCTGATGAGGAATCTCGCGAGCGCGCCACTTTGTTGGGCAAGTTCCGCAACTTGGAGCACGACCTCGACAACCTGCGCGAACAGGTTGAGGAGGAGGCTGAGGGTAAGGCTGATTTGCAGCGTCAATTGAGCAAGGCCAACGCCGAAGCCCAGGTCTGGCGTAGCAAGTACGAATCGGACGGTGTTGCCCGTTCCGAGGAGTTGGAGGAAGCCAAGAGGAAGTTGCAGGCCCGTTTGGCTGAGGCTGAAGAGACCATTGAGTCCCTCAACCAGAAGTGCATTGGTCTGGAGAAGACCAAGCAGCGTCTGTCCACTGAAGTGGAGGATCTGCAATTGGAAGTGGACCGTGCCAACGCCATTGCCAACGCCGCCGAGAAGAAGCAGAAGGCATTCGACAAGATCATTGGCGAATGGAAACTCAAGGTCGATGATTTGGCCGCTGAATTGGATGCTTCCCAGAAGGAGTGCCGCAACTACTCCACTGAATTGTTCCGTCTCAAGGGTGCCTATGAGGAGGGACAGGAGCAGCTTGAGGCTGTGCGTCGTGAGAACAAGAACTTGGCTGATGAAGTCAAGGATCTGCTTGACCAGATCGGTGAGGGTGGCCGCAACATCCACGAAATCGAGAAGGCTCGCAAGCGTCTTGAAGCCGAAAAGGATGAACTCCAGGCTGCTTTGGAAGAGGCTGAGGCCGCTCTTGAGCAGGAGGAGAACAAGGTTCTGCGCGCTCAATTGGAATTGTCCCAAGTCCGCCAGGAAATCGATCGCCGTATCCAGGAGAAGGAAGAGGAATTCGAGAACACCCGCAAGAACCACCAGCGCGCTCTCGACTCCATGCAGGCCTCCCTCGAAGCCGAAGCCAAGGGCAAGGCTGAGGCCCTGCGCATGAAGAAGAAGTTGGAAGCCGACATCAACGAATTGGAGATTGCTCTGGATCATGCCAACAAG GCTAACGCCGAGGCCCAGAAGAACATCAAGCGCTACCAACAGCAGTTGAAGGATATCCAGACCGCTCTGGAGGAAGAACAGCGTGCCCGCGATGATGCCCGTGAACAGTTGGGCATCTCTGAGCGTCGTGCCAATGCTCTGCAGAACGAACTCGAGGAGTCCCGCACTCTGTTGGAGCAGGCCGACCGTGGCCGTCGCCAAGCCGAACAGGAATTGGCCGATGCCCACGAGCAGTTGAACGAAGTTTCTGCCCAGAACGCTTCCATCTCTGCTGCCAAGAGGAAATTGGAGTCTGAGCTCCAGACCCTCCACTCCGACTTGGATGAGCTCCTGAACGAAGCCAAGAACTCCGAAGAGAAGGCCAAGAAGGCTATGGTTGATGCCGCCCGCCTGGCTGATGAACTCCGTGCCGAGCAGGATCATGCCCAGACCCAGGAGAAATTGAGAAAGGCCCTGGAACAGCAAATCAAGGAATTGCAAGTCCGTCTGGATGAGGCTGAGGCCAACGCCCTTAAGGGTGGCAAGAAGGCCATTCAGAAGTTGGAGCAACGCGTCCGCGAATTGGAGAACGAATTGGACGGTGAGCAGCGCCGTCATGCTGATGCCCAGAAGAACCTGCGCAAGTCCGAGCGTCGCGTCAAGGAATTGAGCTTCCAGTCTGAGGAGGACCGCAAGAACCACGAGCGCATGCAAGATCTGGTCGACAAACTGCAACAGAAGATCAAGACATACAAGAGGCAGATTGAGGAAGCCGAGGAAATCGCTGCCCTCAACTTGGCCAAATTCCGCAAGGCCCAGCAGGAGCTCGAGGAAGCCGAGGAGCGTGCCGATCTGGCTGAGCAGGCAATTAGCAAATTCCGTGCCAAGGGACGTGCCGGTTCGGTTGGACGTGGTGCCAGCCCAGCG CCCCGTGCGACGTCCGTTAGGCCACAATTCGACGGTTTGGCTTTCCCACCCAGATTCGACCTTGCTCCTGAAAACGAATTCTAA